A part of Streptomyces sp. NBC_01235 genomic DNA contains:
- a CDS encoding zinc-ribbon domain-containing protein: MIIFGTKGYLYQLAILTLLCGRCGNPAAHTLRKRVTKFTLFFVPLFPISTKYATQCTFCGAEQKVTKEQADQLLAQGAGGVGGQPYGQPQQQPHQY; encoded by the coding sequence GTGATCATCTTCGGCACCAAGGGATACCTCTACCAACTGGCGATACTGACGCTGCTGTGCGGCCGCTGCGGAAACCCCGCCGCGCACACGCTCAGGAAGCGGGTCACCAAGTTCACACTGTTCTTCGTGCCGCTGTTCCCGATCTCGACGAAGTACGCGACGCAGTGCACGTTCTGCGGCGCCGAACAGAAGGTGACGAAGGAACAGGCGGACCAGCTGCTCGCGCAGGGCGCGGGCGGCGTCGGCGGCCAGCCGTACGGGCAGCCTCAGCAGCAGCCGCACCAGTACTGA
- a CDS encoding sugar ABC transporter substrate-binding protein, which translates to MRIRRRHVVAVIAAALMTVPPLACGGEHKAAGEGFTVGLLLPSRAVPRWEHSDRPLIEAQVKKLCPTCTLEYANAENDVTRQRGQLVSMVTKGAKVLILDAADTRALRSSIQEARRAGVPVLAYDRLAEGPIAGYVSFDGRKVGRLQGEALLKAMGEGPRRANIVMVNGDPTSPNAAWYRKGALSVLAGKVRIGRSYDTQDWSTQNAHANMSAAIAALGPDRIDGVLAANDSIAAGVVAALKSAGVEKFPPVTGQDADLDAVRRIVKGEQYMTVYKPFEKEAAAVAAMAVAVGRGEDARDTATTTTDSPTTENIPSVLLTPTGVTAHDIGPTLVADGVYTVGQICTRELRAACDRAGLTR; encoded by the coding sequence ATGAGAATCCGTCGTCGGCACGTCGTCGCGGTGATCGCCGCGGCACTCATGACCGTGCCCCCGCTCGCCTGCGGAGGAGAGCACAAGGCGGCCGGTGAGGGCTTCACCGTCGGCCTGCTGCTGCCGAGCCGCGCCGTCCCCCGCTGGGAACACTCCGACCGACCGCTGATCGAGGCTCAGGTGAAGAAGCTGTGCCCCACCTGCACGCTGGAGTACGCCAACGCCGAGAACGACGTGACCCGGCAGCGCGGGCAGCTGGTCTCCATGGTCACCAAGGGGGCCAAGGTCCTCATCCTGGACGCCGCCGACACCCGGGCGCTGCGCTCCTCGATCCAGGAGGCCCGCCGGGCGGGTGTCCCGGTGCTCGCCTACGACCGCCTCGCCGAAGGCCCGATCGCCGGCTACGTCAGTTTCGACGGCCGCAAGGTCGGCCGGCTCCAGGGCGAGGCACTCCTGAAGGCCATGGGGGAGGGCCCCCGGCGCGCGAACATCGTCATGGTGAACGGCGACCCGACCAGCCCCAACGCGGCCTGGTACCGCAAGGGCGCGCTGTCCGTCCTCGCCGGCAAGGTGAGGATCGGCCGGTCCTACGACACCCAGGACTGGAGCACACAGAACGCCCACGCCAACATGTCCGCCGCCATCGCGGCCCTCGGCCCGGACCGGATCGACGGCGTCCTCGCGGCCAACGACTCGATCGCCGCGGGCGTCGTCGCCGCCCTCAAGAGCGCCGGCGTCGAGAAGTTCCCGCCCGTCACCGGTCAGGACGCCGACCTCGACGCCGTGCGGCGCATCGTCAAGGGCGAGCAGTACATGACGGTGTACAAGCCGTTCGAGAAGGAGGCCGCCGCCGTCGCCGCCATGGCCGTCGCCGTCGGACGCGGCGAGGATGCCCGCGACACCGCCACGACGACCACCGACAGCCCCACCACCGAGAACATCCCGTCCGTCCTGCTCACCCCGACCGGGGTCACGGCCCACGACATCGGCCCGACCCTCGTCGCCGACGGTGTGTACACCGTCGGCCAGATCTGCACCCGTGAACTCCGGGCCGCCTGCGACAGGGCCGGACTCACCCGGTGA